A region of Oncorhynchus masou masou isolate Uvic2021 chromosome 29, UVic_Omas_1.1, whole genome shotgun sequence DNA encodes the following proteins:
- the LOC135521069 gene encoding LOW QUALITY PROTEIN: potassium voltage-gated channel subfamily S member 2-like (The sequence of the model RefSeq protein was modified relative to this genomic sequence to represent the inferred CDS: inserted 1 base in 1 codon; deleted 1 base in 1 codon): MTGQSLEELTAAYEDHTVRINVGGFKKRLFSNTLSRFPETRLARLLHCQSKESILELCDDYDDTEKEFYFDRNPALFPYVVNFYNTGKLHVMAELCIFSFSQEIEYWGINEFFIDSCCSGAYHCRKMDPNRGEDWDDCRSDEGSTTSSFDEILEFYNDATKFDKQPLGSVRRRIWLILDNPGYSVASRVISILSVLVVLGSITAMCMNSMAEFTLVDREGTPHEDPRFETVEHVGIGWFTLELVARFTVAPDLIHFFKHPLNLIDLVSILPFYLTLVIDLVAESSPALANLGRVAQVLRLTRIFRILKLARHSTGLRSLGATLRNSYKEVGLLLXYLAVGVSFFSVMAYTVEKDSEDFSTVPACWWWATVSMTTVGYGDVVPVSIAGKMTASACILAGILVVVLPITLIFNKFSLFYKRQKQLEIAMRSCDFDQEIKENLPSVNLRNYYAHKVKSLMASLSNINRSLPSEHSLNEMSIH, from the exons ATGACGGGTCAGAGCCTGGAGGAGCTGACAGCAGCCTATGAGGATCACACCGTGCGCATCAATGTGGGAGGGTTCAAGAAGAGGCTGTTCTCCAACACTCTGTCTCGCTTCCCGGAGACCCGTCTGGCTCGGCTGCTACACTGCCAATCAAAAGAGTCCATACTGGAACTCTGCGACGACTACGACGACACGGAAAAGGAGTTTTATTTCGATAGGAACCCGGCTCTCTTCCCTTACGTGGTGAATTTCTACAACACTGGGAAGCTCCACGTCATGGCAGAGTTGTGCATCTTCTCCTTCAGCCAGGAGATAGAGTACTGGGGCATCAATGAATTCTTCATCGACTCGTGTTGCAGCGGTGCCTACCACTGCCGAAAGATGGATCCTAACCGCGGGGAGGACTGGGACGACTGCCGGAGCGACGAGGGCAGCACCACGTCATCGTTCGACGAGATTCTAGAGTTCTATAACGACGCCACGAAGTTCGATAAGCAGCCGTTGGGGAGCGTCCGTAGGCGGATCTGGTTGATCCTGGATAACCCGGGGTACTCCGTCGCCAGCCGAGTCATCAGTATCCTCTCTGTCCTGGTCGTGTTGGGTTCCATAACCGCCATGTGCATGAACAGCATGGCCGAGTTCACCCTGGTGGACAGGGAGGGGACGCCTCACGAGGACCCCAGGTTTGAAACGGTGGAACACGTTGGTATCGGCTGGTTCACCTTGGAGCTGGTGGCCCGGTTCACAGTTGCCCCAGATCTTATCCATTTCTTCAAGCATCCGTTGAACTTAATAGACCTCGTGTCGATATTACCGTTCTACCTGACGCTCGTCATCGACCTGGTGGCCGAGAGCAGCCCGGCGTTGGCCAATCTGGGGCGCGTGGCACAGGTGCTACGGCTGACGAGGATCTTCCGTATCCTGAAGCTGGCGCGTCACTCCACGGGGCTGCGCTCTCTGGGCGCCACGCTGAGAAACAGCTACAAGGAGGTGGGGTTGCTAC CCTACCTGGCGGTGGGCGTGTCTTTCTTCTCTGTCATGGCCTACACC GTGGAGAAGGACAGCGAGGACTTCTCTACCGTCCCAGCATGCTGGTGGTGGGCCACGGTGAGCATGACCACGGTGGGGTACGGAGACGTGGTCCCGGTGTCTATAGCCGGCAAGATGACCGCCTCGGCCTGTATCCTGGCAGGCATCCTGGTGGTTGTGCTTCCCATCACGCTCATATTCAACAAGTTCTCTCTCTTCTACAAGAGGCAGAAACAGCTAGAGATCGCTATGCGCAGCTGTGACTTCGACCAGGAGATCAAAGAAAACCTTCCCTCTGTCAATCTGAGGAACTACTATGCACACAAGGTGAAATCTCTCATGGCCAGTCTGTCCAATATCAACCGGAGTTTGCCCAGTGAACACAGTCTGAACGAGATGTCAATACATTAA